Genomic DNA from Parambassis ranga chromosome 5, fParRan2.1, whole genome shotgun sequence:
TTCGACGGAGAAAAAGAGGAATGTGGCAGATAAATCCTCgtagtgtttgtttatttgtgttcaCCTAAAAAAGTACCAAATATTTTCAGTGATCAGTAAGTAAAAGCACCGTGATCGGATGCTGTTTGGCATCATTACAAAGCAATGAAGCAGGTGGACTTACGCCTAGCTGGTGCAGCAACACATGCTTTGACTAACAAGTTTGCACAATAATGCcagaaatataaacatataGTAGGAACCACGAGCACACATGTGATACCGAGGTCTTACCAATGTTTTTATTCCTTTGCAGTATCAAACCTTTTGCACAGCCTCCATACACAAGCCTATCAGGTCCTGTTCCACAATCCATACCAAGTAAGTAAACATAAGTGAAATTATTTCAAAAAATAAAGCATAaagatgacttttttttaataatagtacttgtgtgcgtgtgtaggTTATGAGCCTTTGGCGCCTCCTCCTGCACCGACTGCTACTGCAGTGCCAGTGTGGCAGGACCGGACCATTGCCTCCTCCAAGCTGCGGATGCTGGAGTACTCTGCCTTTATGGAGGTCCAGAGAGACCCAGACAACGTGAGTTAAAGTTAGCTAAAGTTTATATGTTCCTTTTATtggaatatatataaaaaaggctGCCTGCTTTCATGATGCCTTCTGTATTTGTATACAGTGCAGAATGAGTCATGAGCATCAGGACAAAGAAAAGTTAAAGGACAAAACCCTAAATTGTCAATTAAAATATCTACAAAAGGACTTTTTGTCCCGTTTGCTTGACATTCCGCTGCATAGCTGGCATCTAGTGCGAGATATTTGAACTTTATAGGCACGGTTTGGTCCACACTTTGAGTCGCTCCACATGATGTGACCCAAAGAGGGTCATgacttctgctgctgattgtttacctgtctcttcttctgtctctgtccactgCAGTACAGCAAACACCTGTTTGTCCACATTGGACAGACCAATCCCTCCTACAGCGACCCGCTCCTCGAGGCTGTGGACATCCGGCAGATCTACGACAAGTTCCCCGAGAAGAAGGGCGGGCTCAAAGAGCTTTATGAGAAGGGCCCTCAGAATGCTTTCTTCCTAGTCAAGTTCTGGGTGAGGTCTTGTTGTAATCTGCCACTTGTTGTTGTGCATCACTGTTTTCATATGAAGCTTAATGATCTCATAGTAGCTGTCATAATATCAGAGTAATAGTAATGATCGTGATAAACTTTGTGCACTCTGCAGGCTGACCTGAACAGCAGCGGGATGCCGGACGGCCCGGGGTCATTTTACGGCGTCAGCAGTCAGTACAGCAGCATCGAGAACATGACGATCACTGTTTCAACCAAAGTCTGCTCCTTCGGCAAGCAGGTTGTTGAGAAAGTAGAGGTAAGCGTGCATCATCCACTTTTTtccatcatgtttttttaaattcctgCTGTTGGATGactttccttctctctgtgtgtgtgtgtgttgcagacagAGTACGCCCGCCTGGAGGGAGGAAAGTGTGTTTACAGGATCCACCGCTCTCCAATGTGCGAGTACATGATCAACTTTATCCACAAACTCAAACACTTGCCTGAAAAATACATGATGAACAGTGTTCTTGAAAACTTCACAATCCTACAGGTAACATGCgttttcctcttttttgatCTGTTATTCTATTGTTGAACAGATTGATCCGTGTCATATTTATAACTTGACATTTTTCTATTTGCCCCTCAGGTGGTGACGAACCGTGACACCCAGGAGACCTTGCTCTGTATAGCGTTTGTTTTTGAGGTTTCCACGAGTGAACACGGAGCTCAGTATCACGTCTACAGACTTGTTAAAGACTAACAGCTCTTCAGGGaggtttatttttttgattttgttgttttgttgttgttttttggaaAAGCCAGACAAAAGCGTGACACAATCTGACTCTTCGACCAACTCAACCATCCAGGAAACTccctctctctatatatatattcagaccGAACTAACAtggacacattttaaatgctttaaaaaaaatcaaataaaataaaagttatgcaaggacaaaaaaaatgttttcaagcTATGCGGACGACTAGCTGGTTTCCATGTGTTTAATAAACATGCCTTAGATGAAGTAGGTCACTTTTGCAAAGATGgagtttgaaatgttttattgtgAGGGAACGAGAATGTGTATCcatgacaacacacactctgagctgAGTGTACGTAGGCCTGAAGACGAGGAAGGAACAGGACCAGGGAGCTGTGGAGCGTGGGGGGGTAGTGGTGGTGTCGGTTAGGAAAGCAaagtgccttttttttctccaaagaTTATATCATCGCCTGCCACTTTGGattgcctttctttttttttttttactacctcttgtttttaaatgaacagaATATAGACACACAGGTGTATTTTGTTAAATTTAGCTCATTGGAAagaaacctcagactgacatcttgtgagacattttttttttttttggggggggggggggggggggggggggcaggcacTCACAATGGAATGAGTTGGGATTACTAATTTGTATGTAgcctgttttacacacacacaaatcgtCCCACAATTTACAGTCcaggtgtacagggagaa
This window encodes:
- the tead3b gene encoding TEA domain family member 3 b isoform X1, producing the protein MEGDAEGVWSPDIEQSFQEALAIYPPCGRRKIILSDEGKMYGRNELIARYIKLRTGKTRTRKQVSSHIQVLARKKVREYQAGIKVSSHLQVLARRKSREIQSKLKAMNLDQASKDKALQNMAALSSAQIVSPSILKNHLPPLPPAPYQPARFWPAPIPGQPGPSQELVLDLNPGRTPGLGCTRSAIKPFAQPPYTSLSGPVPQSIPSYEPLAPPPAPTATAVPVWQDRTIASSKLRMLEYSAFMEVQRDPDNYSKHLFVHIGQTNPSYSDPLLEAVDIRQIYDKFPEKKGGLKELYEKGPQNAFFLVKFWADLNSSGMPDGPGSFYGVSSQYSSIENMTITVSTKVCSFGKQVVEKVETEYARLEGGKCVYRIHRSPMCEYMINFIHKLKHLPEKYMMNSVLENFTILQVVTNRDTQETLLCIAFVFEVSTSEHGAQYHVYRLVKD
- the tead3b gene encoding TEA domain family member 3 b isoform X6, yielding MEGDAEGVWSPDIEQSFQEALAIYPPCGRRKIILSDEGKMYGRNELIARYIKLRTGKTRTRKQVSSHIQVLARKKVREYQAGIKAMNLDQASKDKALQNMAALSSAQIVSPSILKNHLPPLPPAPYQPARFWPAPIPGQPGPSQELVLDLNPGRTPGLGCTRSAIKPFAQPPYTSLSGPVPQSIPSYEPLAPPPAPTATAVPVWQDRTIASSKLRMLEYSAFMEVQRDPDNYSKHLFVHIGQTNPSYSDPLLEAVDIRQIYDKFPEKKGGLKELYEKGPQNAFFLVKFWADLNSSGMPDGPGSFYGVSSQYSSIENMTITVSTKVCSFGKQVVEKVETEYARLEGGKCVYRIHRSPMCEYMINFIHKLKHLPEKYMMNSVLENFTILQVVTNRDTQETLLCIAFVFEVSTSEHGAQYHVYRLVKD
- the tead3b gene encoding TEA domain family member 3 b isoform X4, whose product is MEGDAEGVWSPDIEQSFQEALAIYPPCGRRKIILSDEGKMYGRNELIARYIKLRTGKTRTRKQVSSHIQVLARKKVREYQAGIKVSSHLQVLARRKSREIQSKLKAMNLDQASKDKALQNMAALSSAQIVSPSILKNHLPPLPPAPYQPARFWPAPIPGQPGPSQDIKPFAQPPYTSLSGPVPQSIPSYEPLAPPPAPTATAVPVWQDRTIASSKLRMLEYSAFMEVQRDPDNYSKHLFVHIGQTNPSYSDPLLEAVDIRQIYDKFPEKKGGLKELYEKGPQNAFFLVKFWADLNSSGMPDGPGSFYGVSSQYSSIENMTITVSTKVCSFGKQVVEKVETEYARLEGGKCVYRIHRSPMCEYMINFIHKLKHLPEKYMMNSVLENFTILQVVTNRDTQETLLCIAFVFEVSTSEHGAQYHVYRLVKD
- the tead3b gene encoding TEA domain family member 3 b isoform X5; translation: MEGDAEGVWSPDIEQSFQEALAIYPPCGRRKIILSDEGKMYGRNELIARYIKLRTGKTRTRKQVSSHLQVLARRKSREIQSKLKAMNLDQASKDKALQNMAALSSAQIVSPSILKNHLPPLPPAPYQPARFWPAPIPGQPGPSQELVLDLNPGRTPGLGCTRSAIKPFAQPPYTSLSGPVPQSIPSYEPLAPPPAPTATAVPVWQDRTIASSKLRMLEYSAFMEVQRDPDNYSKHLFVHIGQTNPSYSDPLLEAVDIRQIYDKFPEKKGGLKELYEKGPQNAFFLVKFWADLNSSGMPDGPGSFYGVSSQYSSIENMTITVSTKVCSFGKQVVEKVETEYARLEGGKCVYRIHRSPMCEYMINFIHKLKHLPEKYMMNSVLENFTILQVVTNRDTQETLLCIAFVFEVSTSEHGAQYHVYRLVKD
- the tead3b gene encoding TEA domain family member 3 b isoform X3 — protein: MEGDAEGVWSPDIEQSFQEALAIYPPCGRRKIILSDEGKMYGRNELIARYIKLRTGKTRTRKQVSSHIQVLARKKVREYQAGIKVSSHLQVLARRKSREIQSKLKDQASKDKALQNMAALSSAQIVSPSILKNHLPPLPPAPYQPARFWPAPIPGQPGPSQELVLDLNPGRTPGLGCTRSAIKPFAQPPYTSLSGPVPQSIPSYEPLAPPPAPTATAVPVWQDRTIASSKLRMLEYSAFMEVQRDPDNYSKHLFVHIGQTNPSYSDPLLEAVDIRQIYDKFPEKKGGLKELYEKGPQNAFFLVKFWADLNSSGMPDGPGSFYGVSSQYSSIENMTITVSTKVCSFGKQVVEKVETEYARLEGGKCVYRIHRSPMCEYMINFIHKLKHLPEKYMMNSVLENFTILQVVTNRDTQETLLCIAFVFEVSTSEHGAQYHVYRLVKD
- the tead3b gene encoding TEA domain family member 3 b isoform X2, producing the protein MEGDAEGVWSPDIEQSFQEALAIYPPCGRRKIILSDEGKMYGRNELIARYIKLRTGKTRTRKQVSSHIQVLARKKVREYQAGIKVSSHLQVLARRKSREIQSKLKAMNLDQASKDKALQNMAALSSAQIVSPSILKNHLPPLPPAPYQPARFWPAPIPGQPGPSQELVLDLNPGRTPGLGCTSIKPFAQPPYTSLSGPVPQSIPSYEPLAPPPAPTATAVPVWQDRTIASSKLRMLEYSAFMEVQRDPDNYSKHLFVHIGQTNPSYSDPLLEAVDIRQIYDKFPEKKGGLKELYEKGPQNAFFLVKFWADLNSSGMPDGPGSFYGVSSQYSSIENMTITVSTKVCSFGKQVVEKVETEYARLEGGKCVYRIHRSPMCEYMINFIHKLKHLPEKYMMNSVLENFTILQVVTNRDTQETLLCIAFVFEVSTSEHGAQYHVYRLVKD
- the tead3b gene encoding TEA domain family member 3 b isoform X9; translated protein: MEGDAEGVWSPDIEQSFQEALAIYPPCGRRKIILSDEGKMYGRNELIARYIKLRTGKTRTRKQVSSHLQVLARRKSREIQSKLKDQASKDKALQNMAALSSAQIVSPSILKNHLPPLPPAPYQPARFWPAPIPGQPGPSQDIKPFAQPPYTSLSGPVPQSIPSYEPLAPPPAPTATAVPVWQDRTIASSKLRMLEYSAFMEVQRDPDNYSKHLFVHIGQTNPSYSDPLLEAVDIRQIYDKFPEKKGGLKELYEKGPQNAFFLVKFWADLNSSGMPDGPGSFYGVSSQYSSIENMTITVSTKVCSFGKQVVEKVETEYARLEGGKCVYRIHRSPMCEYMINFIHKLKHLPEKYMMNSVLENFTILQVVTNRDTQETLLCIAFVFEVSTSEHGAQYHVYRLVKD
- the tead3b gene encoding TEA domain family member 3 b isoform X8 yields the protein MEGDAEGVWSPDIEQSFQEALAIYPPCGRRKIILSDEGKMYGRNELIARYIKLRTGKTRTRKQVSSHIQVLARKKVREYQAGIKDQASKDKALQNMAALSSAQIVSPSILKNHLPPLPPAPYQPARFWPAPIPGQPGPSQELVLDLNPGRTPGLGCTRSAIKPFAQPPYTSLSGPVPQSIPSYEPLAPPPAPTATAVPVWQDRTIASSKLRMLEYSAFMEVQRDPDNYSKHLFVHIGQTNPSYSDPLLEAVDIRQIYDKFPEKKGGLKELYEKGPQNAFFLVKFWADLNSSGMPDGPGSFYGVSSQYSSIENMTITVSTKVCSFGKQVVEKVETEYARLEGGKCVYRIHRSPMCEYMINFIHKLKHLPEKYMMNSVLENFTILQVVTNRDTQETLLCIAFVFEVSTSEHGAQYHVYRLVKD
- the tead3b gene encoding TEA domain family member 3 b isoform X7; the protein is MEGDAEGVWSPDIEQSFQEALAIYPPCGRRKIILSDEGKMYGRNELIARYIKLRTGKTRTRKQVSSHLQVLARRKSREIQSKLKDQASKDKALQNMAALSSAQIVSPSILKNHLPPLPPAPYQPARFWPAPIPGQPGPSQELVLDLNPGRTPGLGCTRSAIKPFAQPPYTSLSGPVPQSIPSYEPLAPPPAPTATAVPVWQDRTIASSKLRMLEYSAFMEVQRDPDNYSKHLFVHIGQTNPSYSDPLLEAVDIRQIYDKFPEKKGGLKELYEKGPQNAFFLVKFWADLNSSGMPDGPGSFYGVSSQYSSIENMTITVSTKVCSFGKQVVEKVETEYARLEGGKCVYRIHRSPMCEYMINFIHKLKHLPEKYMMNSVLENFTILQVVTNRDTQETLLCIAFVFEVSTSEHGAQYHVYRLVKD